A stretch of the Lineus longissimus chromosome 10, tnLinLong1.2, whole genome shotgun sequence genome encodes the following:
- the LOC135495127 gene encoding glutamic acid-rich protein-like, translated as MHCSSLLVIHLVLVLISAALVPAAIIQPQDLGNGVHSFHAPNAAGTKSFKNIVGFAVGADGEKKAEKKETKTFGGKFSQCPLGFKNKKNSGTCMPDGSEGDKCSDGQVKNEDGLCVMKVKVPRKLVQDMRKLKAESNVAQTGPCNTGYKKVNGICVLPSALHKLKKVKLLSDAEKEVDGRKAKVTPKTARHQGEKQLKVLIKKVETQENLPFQKNSKPRKVLLKTTGKPLKKVKKAEAKPQKVVKIARKLTNVANNKRAGKRVEVRKKVMGDLVKSAGKMHMAGKPRKVKINAKKAQKVHVVKTTEKPLEVKCVDQAQPELQKTVTAGKPQKVKKCVVPPQDGAKEAGELLKAFKTAEKLEKAKKADEVTVTVGDKDGGDDDDDDDDDDNDDDDDDDDDDKST; from the exons ATGCATTGCTCAAGTCTGCTGGTTATCCATTTGGTGTTGGTCCTCATTTCCGCTGCCTTGGTCCCTGCCGCTATAA TCCAACCCCAGGACCTCGGCAACGGTGTCCACAGCTTCCACGCTCCGAATGCAGCCGGTACCAAATCATTTAAAAACATCGTCGGGTTCGCCGTGGGAGCGGATGGAGAGAAAAAGGCAGAGAAGAAAGAGACCAAGACCTTTGGAG GGAAATTTAGCCAATGCCCTTTGGGGttcaagaacaagaaaaattcTGGAACCTGCATGCCGGATG GTTCTGAAGGAGACA AATGTTCAGACGGCCAGGTGAAGAACGAGGACGGTCTGTGTGTCATGAAGGTGAAGGTGCCGAGGAAACTGGTGCAGGACATGAGAAAACTCAAGGCAGAGA GTAACGTGGCTCAGACGGGGCCTTGTAACACTGGCTATAAGAAAGTGAATGGCATTTGCGTCCTACCAAGCGCTTTACACAAGCTAAAGAAGGTCAAGCTTCTTTCTGATG CTGAGAAAGAAGTTGATGGAAGGAAGGCCAAAGTAACGCCGAAGACAGCGAGACACCAGGGAGAAAAACAACTGAAGGTTTTAATCAAGAAGGTCGAAACACAGGAGAATCTGCCATTCCAAAAAAATAGCAAACCGCGGAAAGTTCTGTTAAAAACTACTGGAAAACCGCTAAAGAAGGTGAAGAAGGCGGAAGCAAAACCACAGAAGGTAGTTAAAATCGCGAGAAAATTAACTAATGTTGCTAATAATAAAAGGGCGGGGAAGCGTGTGGAAGTGAGGAAAAAAGTAATGGGAGATTTGGTTAAATCGGCGGGAAAAATGCACATGGCTGGAAAACCGCGCAAAGTAAAGATTAATGCGAAGAAGGCAcagaaggtacatgtagttaaaacgACGGAAAAACCGTTGGAAGTGAAATGCGTTGACCAAGCGCAGCCCGAACTGCAGAAGACAGTGACGGCAGGAAAACCGCAGAAGGTCAAGAAGTGTGTTGTACCGCCGCAAGATGGAGCCAAAGAGGCGGGGGAACTCCTCAAAGCGTTTAAAACGGCGGAAAAACTGGAAAAGGCAAAGAAAGCTGATGaagtgacagtgacagttgGAGACAAAGAtggtggtgacgatgacgacgacgacgacgacgacgacaacgacgatgacgatgatgatgatgatgatgataagagCACGTAG